The Watersipora subatra chromosome 1, tzWatSuba1.1, whole genome shotgun sequence genome has a window encoding:
- the LOC137407140 gene encoding acyl-coenzyme A diphosphatase NUDT19-like — protein sequence MTSLAKCPTHNLWKKSAAILLIGPGKKGCPAVLTVKRSKKAKFMPTNLVFPGGLCEASDFSLSWLDTFPQLRSFAVNPHATFPDIFINDAPEQAQLQELSPHVGFRITAIRELVEETGLMMDEKSGKALPVPDNIRKQIHEEPKRFCEILKSLNMSPDIFSLHNWSTWLTPLGLKHSSRRYDTQFYVAVVDNIEHLNPTSDNAEVSTVQFWDIGEILKAALAGSVLVAPVQMYELSRLLSFKTIDAIREYAQSRDRLGTERIFTVKINCSDGAIWVLPGDSLYPEDPDYMGTDDEIFIPKTVEECMQLYPKHHRMVSPLSSPLINISLNLEQVTPTFATPRSQL from the exons ATGACAAGTCTTGCAAAGTGTCCAACGCATAACTTATGGAAAAAATCTGCAGCAATACTATTAATAGGGCCAGGAAAAAAAGGCTGTCCAGCTGTGCTCACG GTGAAGAGGAGTAAGAAGGCCAAATTTATGCCTACAAATCTTGTGTTTCCTGGAGGTCTTTGTGAAGCCTCAGACTTCTCACTGTCCTGGTTAGATACATTCCCCCAACTCAGAAGCTTTGCAGTTAACCCTCATGCAACCTTTCCAGACATATTCATCAATGACGCTCCAGAGCAAGCTCAGCTGCAG GAATTATCCCCTCATGTGGGATTTCGAATCACCGCTATTAGAGAATTAGTTGAAGAAACAGGATTAATGATGGATGAAAAGTCAG GGAAAGCTTTACCAGTTCCGGATAATATTCGCAAACAAATTCATGAAGAGCCAAAAAGATTTTGTGAAATTTTGAAGAGTCTAAACATGTCCCCAGATATATTTTCGTTACACAACTGGAGTACCTGGCTCACACCTCTTGGATTGAAG CACTCCAGCAGAAGATATGACACACAATTCTATGTGGCAGTGGTGGATAATATCGAACACTTGAATCCAACTTCAGACAATGCAGAAGTTTCAACTGTTCAG TTCTGGGATATTGGTGAGATTCTGAAGGCGGCACTCGCAGGCTCTGTGCTGGTGGCTCCTGTACAGATGTACGAACTCTCAAGGTTGCTCAGCTTCAAGACAATTGACGCCATACGAGAGTATGCTCAGTCTCGCGACCGCCTCGGCACTGAGAgaatatttacagtgaaaaTCAATTGCTCAGATGGTGCCATCTGGGTGCTTCCAG GGGATAGCCTCTACCCAGAAGATCCTGACTATATGGGCACTGATGATGAAATTTTTATTCCGAAAACCGTAGAAGAGTGCATGCAACTTTATCCTAAACATCACAGAATGGTCTCTCCACTCAGCAGTCCTCTAATCAATATTTCATTAAATCTTGAGCAAGTAACTCCTACCTTTGCAACGCCCAGAAGCCAATTATAG